From the genome of Virgibacillus proomii, one region includes:
- a CDS encoding sugar phosphate isomerase/epimerase, translating into MKLGFNQATCMNNSNLYNDLLLAEKYGYDFIEIRIDMLRDYLEEYSIADLKKFFSKSHLQPIGYNSIENINFCDKNS; encoded by the coding sequence ATGAAATTAGGCTTTAATCAAGCAACCTGCATGAATAATTCTAATTTGTATAATGATTTATTACTGGCGGAAAAATACGGTTATGATTTTATTGAGATTCGTATTGATATGTTAAGAGACTATCTGGAGGAATACTCTATAGCGGATTTGAAAAAATTCTTTTCCAAAAGTCATCTTCAACCGATAGGTTATAACTCCATTGAAAACATAAACTTTTGTGATAAGAACTCCTAG
- the paaA gene encoding 1,2-phenylacetyl-CoA epoxidase subunit PaaA, with amino-acid sequence MQISFNQLTEKEKYDHFMERIENDEKIEASDWMPEDYRKALIRLISMHGVSEIMGALPEKEWVPKAPTLKRKLAIMAKVQDEMGHGQLLLRVVEDLIKPYGKNREHILHDLFSKKLKFHNVFHMPAPSWGDAAIIAWLVDGAAILTQTMMLHTSYGPYGRALKRICQEESFHAKHGESLTLALAAGTPKQKEMLQGALDRWWESLLTFFGPKSKKETGHSNVDINLKYKLRTKTNEQLRQEFLSKYVPKIELLGLTIPDENLHFDENTQEWHYTEPDWRNFKIIVSGNGPESDARIALRKISYQNSQWVRDALCVYKEDVNEFVS; translated from the coding sequence ATGCAGATATCATTTAATCAATTGACAGAGAAAGAAAAATACGATCATTTTATGGAGCGTATTGAAAACGATGAGAAAATTGAAGCTAGTGATTGGATGCCAGAGGATTATAGAAAAGCATTAATTCGTTTAATCTCTATGCATGGTGTTAGTGAAATTATGGGAGCACTACCCGAAAAGGAATGGGTACCTAAGGCACCAACACTAAAAAGAAAATTAGCGATCATGGCAAAGGTTCAAGATGAAATGGGGCATGGACAACTGCTTTTACGGGTGGTAGAAGATTTAATTAAGCCATACGGCAAGAATCGAGAGCATATTTTGCATGATTTATTTAGCAAAAAATTAAAATTCCATAATGTATTTCATATGCCTGCACCTTCTTGGGGAGATGCTGCAATCATCGCTTGGCTCGTTGATGGTGCTGCAATTTTAACTCAGACGATGATGTTACATACATCCTATGGTCCGTATGGAAGAGCGTTAAAACGAATTTGTCAGGAAGAATCGTTTCATGCAAAGCATGGCGAAAGTCTCACACTTGCATTAGCAGCAGGAACCCCAAAGCAAAAAGAAATGTTGCAAGGGGCGCTTGATCGTTGGTGGGAATCACTACTAACATTCTTTGGTCCAAAGTCCAAAAAAGAGACAGGACACTCGAACGTCGATATTAACCTGAAGTATAAACTTAGAACGAAAACAAATGAGCAATTACGTCAAGAGTTTTTGTCAAAGTATGTACCAAAGATTGAGTTACTTGGGTTAACAATTCCGGATGAAAACCTGCACTTTGATGAAAACACCCAAGAGTGGCATTATACAGAACCTGATTGGCGAAATTTTAAAATAATTGTGTCGGGAAACGGACCGGAGTCGGATGCAAGAATAGCATTACGAAAAATTTCTTATCAAAACAGTCAATGGGTTCGTGATGCGCTGTGTGTTTATAAAGAAGATGTCAATGAATTTGTTAGTTAA
- a CDS encoding aldehyde dehydrogenase family protein, translated as MVKTHDKPIFIKEVKRDMYQMVINGKPADAKSGEMMTVYNPATGEPIAEVPKADREDVDIAVEAARTAFDHGKWKRYPVGKRARVLNKIASIMRGRFRELVEMEVINSGKTLSAAQGQVMQAIEDFEFYAGAIVGHRGDVNNVPGQFFNYTQKEPTGVAAQIIPWNYPMMMAAWKVAPAIAAGCSVVLKPASLTPITAILLAEICTEAGVPDGVVNVVTGPGTTIGAYLTEHEAIDKVAFTGETSTGKDIMAKASETLKRVTLELGGKSPNIVFPDADMDAAVNGSIFGIFYNTGQSCEARSRLFIHDSIYDEFMESFLAKTSQLIIEDPLSEKSHVGAIISQTQLEKIHSYVEEAKKEGATVVAGGHPLKVEGFEDGYWYAPTIITGVTNDMKIVQEEVFGPVVVVMKFTDEKEVIQLANDTRYGLAAAIWAKDQGLIKRVSDGLQAGVVMVNCPFSAFPGTPFGGYKESGFGRELGIETLDLYTETKSVLSYAGRKPLNPFNL; from the coding sequence ATGGTAAAAACACATGACAAACCAATATTTATAAAAGAGGTAAAACGTGATATGTACCAAATGGTCATTAACGGAAAGCCAGCTGATGCCAAATCAGGTGAGATGATGACTGTTTACAATCCTGCAACAGGTGAGCCAATTGCGGAAGTGCCAAAAGCTGATCGGGAGGATGTAGACATAGCTGTGGAAGCCGCTCGAACTGCTTTTGATCATGGAAAATGGAAGCGTTATCCAGTCGGTAAGCGCGCTCGTGTATTAAATAAAATTGCCTCTATCATGCGAGGACGATTTCGTGAATTAGTTGAGATGGAAGTTATCAATAGTGGTAAAACACTATCTGCAGCTCAAGGTCAGGTCATGCAGGCAATTGAGGATTTTGAATTCTATGCAGGCGCAATTGTAGGGCATCGCGGTGATGTAAATAATGTGCCGGGACAGTTTTTTAATTATACACAGAAGGAGCCTACTGGTGTAGCAGCACAGATTATACCTTGGAATTACCCGATGATGATGGCGGCATGGAAAGTAGCACCTGCGATTGCTGCAGGCTGTTCGGTTGTGCTAAAACCAGCTAGTTTAACACCAATTACGGCTATTTTGTTAGCAGAAATTTGTACAGAAGCGGGTGTACCGGACGGAGTCGTCAATGTGGTGACTGGACCGGGTACAACGATTGGTGCTTACTTAACAGAGCATGAGGCAATTGATAAGGTTGCCTTTACTGGAGAGACGAGTACGGGTAAAGATATTATGGCAAAAGCTTCGGAAACCTTAAAACGAGTAACGTTGGAATTAGGCGGAAAGTCTCCTAACATCGTGTTCCCGGATGCAGATATGGATGCTGCTGTTAACGGATCGATCTTTGGTATCTTCTATAATACGGGTCAATCCTGTGAAGCGAGATCGCGGTTATTTATCCATGACAGTATTTACGATGAATTTATGGAAAGCTTTCTTGCTAAGACCAGTCAATTAATTATCGAAGACCCATTGTCAGAGAAGTCTCATGTTGGAGCGATTATTAGTCAAACACAGCTGGAAAAAATTCATAGCTATGTAGAAGAAGCAAAAAAAGAAGGAGCAACCGTTGTAGCTGGTGGACATCCTTTAAAAGTAGAAGGATTTGAAGATGGTTATTGGTATGCACCAACGATTATTACAGGGGTAACAAACGATATGAAAATTGTTCAAGAGGAAGTATTTGGTCCCGTCGTAGTAGTCATGAAATTTACCGATGAAAAAGAAGTTATCCAGCTAGCTAATGATACGAGATATGGTCTTGCTGCTGCTATTTGGGCAAAAGATCAGGGACTAATTAAGCGCGTGTCAGATGGACTCCAAGCAGGCGTTGTCATGGTAAACTGTCCATTCTCTGCTTTTCCGGGAACTCCTTTTGGCGGATATAAAGAGTCCGGTTTTGGCCGTGAACTAGGTATTGAAACTCTTGATCTGTATACTGAAACAAAAAGTGTCCTTTCCTATGCGGGAAGAAAGCCACTTAATCCATTTAACTTATAA
- a CDS encoding EthD family reductase, protein MVKLIALYKQPEDKAAFDEHYQNVHTPITKKIPGLRKMEVTKIVGSPTGESKYYLLCEMYYDDHESLKAAMKTKEAKASGKDLMSFAGDLVTMMIGEEVE, encoded by the coding sequence ATGGTTAAGTTAATTGCACTTTATAAACAGCCGGAGGACAAAGCTGCTTTTGATGAGCACTATCAGAATGTTCATACGCCGATCACAAAGAAGATACCCGGGTTACGTAAGATGGAGGTTACAAAAATTGTTGGTTCGCCTACAGGAGAAAGTAAGTATTATCTGTTATGCGAAATGTATTACGACGATCATGAATCATTAAAAGCTGCGATGAAAACTAAAGAAGCAAAAGCCTCTGGAAAAGACCTGATGTCATTTGCAGGCGACTTGGTTACCATGATGATCGGTGAAGAAGTTGAATAA
- a CDS encoding sugar phosphate isomerase/epimerase family protein, producing the protein MAFACQVSQEIGGEFVVVVPTIKDGVLWNSEEVFEDSIKVLNKVADQVAPYGLKVAFEPIGSQNCCVRSLDEAYAIVEAVNRKNVGLVIDAFNLYLYNQWKDIDVLDKIPLEKIFIYHIDDADDLPIEILDHCHRLFPGNGVIDLGKISKALKDRGFAGVCSLELFNPGYWMLSPEHVFQIGAKKSRKYL; encoded by the coding sequence ATTGCTTTTGCTTGTCAAGTAAGTCAAGAAATTGGTGGAGAATTTGTAGTTGTTGTACCTACAATAAAGGATGGAGTTTTGTGGAATAGCGAAGAAGTTTTTGAGGATAGTATAAAGGTATTAAACAAAGTCGCGGATCAAGTTGCGCCTTATGGGCTGAAGGTAGCTTTTGAGCCTATTGGAAGTCAAAATTGTTGTGTTCGAAGCTTAGATGAAGCATATGCCATTGTTGAGGCAGTAAACAGAAAAAACGTTGGTTTGGTCATTGATGCGTTTAATCTTTATTTGTATAATCAATGGAAAGATATAGATGTATTGGATAAAATACCTCTTGAAAAAATCTTTATTTATCATATTGATGATGCGGATGATCTACCAATAGAGATACTTGATCATTGCCATCGTTTATTTCCCGGTAATGGCGTGATTGACTTGGGGAAAATTAGTAAAGCCTTAAAAGATAGGGGATTTGCTGGCGTTTGTTCCTTGGAATTGTTTAATCCAGGTTATTGGATGCTTTCTCCTGAACACGTATTTCAGATCGGTGCAAAGAAGAGCAGAAAGTACCTTTAA
- a CDS encoding NAD(P)/FAD-dependent oxidoreductase produces MYDVTIIGGGPIGLFAAFYGGMRQMKVKIIESLPQLGGQLSALYPEKFIYDVAAYPKVKAQDLIDQLTEQAMQFNPFVVLNQTVENVVKLNNGHFQLITDKEVHDSKTILITAGIGAFEPRRIKLANAQAYEGKNLHYFVKDINRYKNKDVCILGGGDSAVDWAMMLEPIAKSVKVIHRREQFRAHEHSVTELLASSAEVLTPYQLEGILGDKQVEEIIIIHNQTAKSLKIPLEELLVNYGFVSSLGSIKNWGVEFKKNSIIVDSAMNTNVQGIYAAGDIVIFKGKVKLIATGFSDAATAISSAKTFIDPKARLQPQHSTSLFEKWEKMKV; encoded by the coding sequence ATGTACGATGTAACGATTATTGGCGGTGGACCTATTGGTTTATTTGCTGCTTTTTATGGGGGAATGCGGCAAATGAAAGTTAAAATCATTGAAAGTCTGCCACAATTAGGAGGGCAGTTGTCAGCTTTATATCCGGAAAAGTTTATCTATGATGTTGCTGCATACCCAAAAGTGAAAGCTCAGGATTTAATTGATCAACTTACCGAACAAGCGATGCAATTTAACCCGTTTGTTGTACTTAATCAAACCGTTGAAAATGTAGTTAAATTAAATAACGGGCACTTTCAGCTCATCACGGATAAGGAAGTGCATGATTCAAAAACCATTCTTATCACAGCAGGTATAGGTGCTTTTGAACCGCGCCGGATTAAATTGGCAAATGCTCAAGCTTATGAAGGAAAAAACCTACATTATTTTGTAAAAGATATCAATCGGTATAAAAATAAAGATGTTTGTATACTGGGAGGGGGAGATTCTGCTGTAGATTGGGCAATGATGCTAGAGCCAATTGCCAAAAGCGTAAAAGTTATCCACCGTAGAGAACAGTTTCGTGCGCATGAACATAGTGTAACGGAACTTCTTGCCTCTAGTGCTGAAGTTTTGACACCATATCAGTTGGAAGGAATTTTAGGAGATAAACAAGTTGAGGAAATCATTATTATACACAATCAAACTGCGAAAAGTTTGAAAATTCCGCTAGAGGAATTACTTGTAAACTATGGTTTTGTATCCTCCCTAGGCTCTATTAAGAATTGGGGAGTGGAATTTAAAAAGAATTCAATTATAGTAGACTCTGCAATGAATACCAATGTTCAAGGAATTTATGCTGCTGGGGATATTGTGATATTTAAAGGGAAAGTAAAATTAATTGCAACCGGCTTTAGTGATGCCGCTACTGCGATTAGCAGTGCTAAAACATTTATCGATCCTAAGGCAAGACTACAGCCACAACATAGTACATCACTTTTTGAAAAATGGGAAAAGATGAAGGTCTGA
- the paaD gene encoding 1,2-phenylacetyl-CoA epoxidase subunit PaaD, whose product MIKMKNSHLKDKVRRVLQQVTDPEMPFINIVELGMLEDITIQNDDFVQVTLLPTFSGCPALDMIKADVKEKAKKLLNEWNNDLMIEVIFSFHPPWTTDRISEEGKEKLKRNGISPPPAQYTAGESWRIACPYCNSMYTTMENIFGPTACRSILYCNQCKNPFEAMKPIANLSRI is encoded by the coding sequence ATGATTAAGATGAAAAATTCACATCTAAAGGATAAAGTACGTCGCGTACTGCAGCAAGTGACAGATCCAGAAATGCCATTTATTAATATTGTTGAACTGGGGATGCTCGAGGATATAACTATTCAAAATGATGATTTTGTTCAAGTGACGCTATTGCCAACATTTAGCGGTTGTCCGGCATTAGACATGATTAAAGCCGATGTGAAAGAAAAGGCAAAAAAATTATTAAACGAATGGAATAATGACCTTATGATTGAAGTTATATTTAGCTTTCATCCTCCGTGGACAACGGATCGAATCAGCGAGGAGGGAAAAGAAAAGTTAAAACGGAATGGAATTTCTCCACCGCCAGCACAGTATACTGCGGGTGAATCTTGGAGAATTGCATGTCCTTATTGTAATTCCATGTACACAACAATGGAGAATATTTTTGGACCAACAGCATGCCGAAGCATTCTTTATTGTAATCAATGTAAAAATCCATTTGAAGCAATGAAGCCAATCGCTAATTTATCCCGCATATAA
- a CDS encoding enoyl-CoA hydratase/isomerase family protein — MNNYQFIKACTDNGIGKLELQRPEVLNAINRSMVVEILAALREFDQLEQVKVIVLSGAGRSFAAGADINEMAEENAISMEMKNQFADWDKIALTKKPIIAAVHGFALGGGFELALCADIVFAAASSKFGFPEVQLGVMPSAGGTVKLTKLMGKRKALEFLWTGNQLEAEEAKHWGIVNQVVPDELLLQETIAFAENLVKQPALSLRLIKDTVEKAEDLPIYEAMQYERKNFYLLFASEDQKEGMQAFMEKRSPHFKGK, encoded by the coding sequence TTGAATAACTATCAATTTATTAAGGCTTGTACTGACAATGGGATTGGAAAATTAGAGTTGCAACGCCCGGAAGTTTTAAACGCCATCAACCGATCCATGGTAGTAGAGATTTTAGCTGCTTTACGGGAATTTGATCAATTAGAACAAGTAAAAGTTATTGTTCTATCTGGCGCTGGCAGGTCATTTGCCGCTGGAGCAGACATTAACGAAATGGCGGAGGAAAATGCGATTTCCATGGAGATGAAAAATCAATTTGCTGACTGGGACAAAATAGCGTTAACTAAAAAGCCTATTATAGCAGCTGTTCATGGATTTGCCCTTGGTGGTGGATTTGAGCTCGCATTATGTGCCGATATAGTATTTGCTGCAGCAAGCAGTAAGTTTGGGTTTCCGGAAGTTCAGCTTGGCGTCATGCCAAGCGCTGGCGGAACTGTAAAATTAACTAAGCTGATGGGAAAAAGAAAGGCACTGGAATTTCTTTGGACTGGAAATCAACTTGAAGCAGAAGAAGCAAAGCATTGGGGTATCGTTAATCAGGTTGTTCCAGATGAACTTCTTTTGCAGGAGACAATTGCTTTTGCTGAAAACTTGGTAAAGCAGCCTGCTTTATCCCTACGGTTAATCAAAGACACGGTTGAAAAGGCAGAAGACTTGCCTATATATGAAGCAATGCAATATGAACGGAAAAATTTCTATTTACTTTTTGCTTCAGAGGATCAAAAAGAAGGTATGCAGGCTTTTATGGAAAAACGATCACCTCATTTCAAAGGGAAATAG
- a CDS encoding AraC family transcriptional regulator — protein MKVYFTDLTNDIINNGPYLFFTSKVKALDGHYKRFMHIHEDLVEVILVTSGAGDYLIDGRVYSVKKGDLIIFNSFVAHDEHLSQAHVVETYCCAIKGLQKKDLRKNALIPDNASPVFSLGTHFEDVNRFMGLIHSQLASNCKHKDITAQKLFIIFLEYLETNILNHVEIYSSYDNEIILYRTKEYIEHYYYEPITLEDLAKMVRVSPYYLAHQFKKQFHCSPVKYLIKRRIGEAQTLLQNTNIKVTDIAYQVGFNSQSHFHTTFKKHVGVTPKQYRNEYKRNNEI, from the coding sequence ATGAAAGTTTATTTCACGGATTTAACGAATGACATAATCAATAACGGTCCTTACCTGTTTTTTACCAGTAAAGTTAAGGCTTTAGATGGACATTATAAACGCTTTATGCACATTCACGAGGATTTAGTTGAAGTCATCCTGGTGACAAGTGGAGCTGGTGATTACCTTATTGATGGACGAGTTTATTCGGTAAAAAAAGGAGATTTAATTATATTTAACAGTTTCGTGGCACATGATGAGCATTTGTCTCAAGCTCATGTTGTTGAAACATATTGCTGTGCAATAAAAGGACTTCAAAAAAAAGACCTTCGAAAAAATGCATTAATACCTGATAATGCTTCCCCCGTTTTTTCTTTAGGTACTCATTTTGAAGATGTCAATCGATTTATGGGATTGATTCATTCACAGCTTGCTTCTAATTGTAAACATAAGGATATAACCGCACAAAAATTATTCATCATTTTTTTAGAATATTTAGAAACCAACATTTTGAATCATGTTGAAATTTATTCAAGCTACGATAATGAAATTATTTTATACCGAACAAAAGAGTATATAGAACATTATTACTATGAGCCAATAACACTTGAAGATCTGGCTAAAATGGTAAGAGTAAGCCCTTATTATTTAGCACATCAGTTTAAGAAACAATTCCATTGTTCGCCTGTTAAATATTTGATTAAACGCAGAATAGGTGAAGCTCAGACGCTGTTACAAAATACAAATATAAAAGTAACGGATATCGCTTATCAGGTTGGTTTTAATAGTCAAAGTCATTTCCATACAACATTTAAAAAGCATGTTGGTGTTACACCCAAGCAGTATAGAAATGAGTATAAAAGAAATAATGAAATATAG
- the paaB gene encoding 1,2-phenylacetyl-CoA epoxidase subunit PaaB, translating into MEKRHLNARFVQGLLDHTLVVLTFRVKSVHGMKFHFMNGGTAMSDDVFYEEYEVFSRKRDGLALEHRFSLTAPNKEMAYLLAKENFFRREPIKELWVVKREDIRMMNQKEREAFKLLDNKAYRETRGYTDLPKKWKEFKKEPQIEEA; encoded by the coding sequence GTGGAAAAACGGCACCTAAATGCCCGATTCGTTCAAGGGCTTTTAGATCATACCCTTGTGGTACTAACATTCCGTGTAAAAAGCGTTCACGGAATGAAGTTTCACTTTATGAATGGAGGTACAGCAATGAGTGATGATGTATTTTATGAAGAATATGAGGTTTTTAGCAGAAAAAGAGATGGGTTAGCACTGGAACACCGGTTCAGTTTAACGGCACCCAATAAAGAGATGGCTTATCTCTTAGCTAAAGAGAATTTTTTTCGCCGGGAACCGATAAAAGAGCTATGGGTCGTTAAGCGGGAAGATATTAGAATGATGAATCAAAAAGAGCGAGAAGCATTTAAGCTCTTAGATAATAAAGCATATCGAGAAACAAGAGGCTACACAGATTTGCCAAAGAAGTGGAAGGAATTCAAAAAAGAACCGCAAATAGAGGAGGCATAG
- a CDS encoding phenylacetate--CoA ligase family protein, with amino-acid sequence MIFNTKMETLPIKDMEEIQLNRLQQTVQTVYEKTPFYRKKLAEHKVKPEDIRSLTDIQRLPFTEKKDLRDHYPFDLFALPLNKLVRIHASSGTSGKPTVVGYTRNDLENWSEIVARAIVACGGMRDQVLQNTFGYGLFTGGLGLHYGSEKLGMATVPVSGGNTERQILLIEDFEPTVIVGTPSYVLNIADKMEQLGKDPRATNLQYGIFGAEPWSTEMREELERRFGIKAMDIYGLSEVMGPGISCECKEAQQGLHVADDHFYVEVIHPKTLKPVGEGEEGELVFTSLTKEAFPIIRYRTGDIASITSEPCICGRTTKRMSRVKGRIDDMLIIRGVNVFPSEVESVLLEIEELVPHYQLYLSRQGALDKVTLKVEINEQIYRSLGQDLQHEYINVLCNKISHQLKNKCLVSVDIHIEHPGAIPRSNGKAIRIVRDKIAQV; translated from the coding sequence ATGATCTTTAATACTAAAATGGAAACGCTTCCTATAAAAGATATGGAAGAAATTCAATTAAATAGGTTGCAACAAACGGTACAGACTGTTTATGAAAAGACACCTTTCTATCGGAAGAAATTAGCTGAACATAAAGTAAAACCTGAAGATATCCGTTCATTAACAGATATTCAACGGTTACCGTTTACAGAAAAAAAGGATCTTCGTGATCATTATCCATTTGATTTATTTGCTCTACCTTTAAATAAACTAGTAAGAATTCATGCATCGAGTGGGACGAGCGGAAAACCCACAGTAGTTGGATATACAAGGAATGATTTAGAAAACTGGTCAGAAATTGTTGCCAGAGCAATTGTTGCTTGTGGAGGTATGCGAGATCAAGTGTTACAAAACACGTTTGGCTACGGTTTATTTACCGGAGGTCTGGGATTACATTATGGATCGGAGAAATTAGGGATGGCGACCGTACCCGTTTCCGGAGGTAATACAGAAAGACAAATACTATTAATTGAAGATTTTGAACCGACAGTTATAGTTGGAACACCGTCATACGTTTTAAACATTGCTGATAAAATGGAACAATTAGGAAAAGATCCTCGAGCAACTAATTTGCAATACGGTATTTTTGGTGCGGAACCGTGGTCAACAGAAATGCGGGAAGAACTGGAAAGAAGATTTGGCATTAAAGCAATGGATATCTACGGTTTGAGTGAAGTGATGGGACCAGGAATTTCTTGCGAGTGTAAAGAAGCGCAGCAAGGACTTCATGTGGCGGATGATCACTTTTATGTAGAGGTGATTCATCCTAAAACGTTAAAGCCGGTAGGTGAAGGAGAAGAAGGGGAGCTTGTATTTACGAGTTTAACGAAAGAAGCCTTTCCAATCATACGTTATCGTACCGGAGACATTGCTTCGATTACTTCAGAACCATGTATATGCGGGCGTACGACAAAACGAATGTCAAGGGTAAAAGGAAGAATTGATGATATGCTCATCATTCGTGGTGTAAATGTGTTTCCATCAGAGGTTGAAAGTGTCCTATTAGAGATAGAAGAACTCGTGCCGCATTATCAATTGTACCTTTCAAGACAAGGAGCGTTGGATAAAGTAACGTTAAAGGTTGAAATAAATGAACAGATTTATCGAAGCCTTGGGCAAGATTTACAACACGAGTATATTAACGTGCTTTGTAACAAGATTTCACATCAATTGAAAAACAAATGTCTCGTTAGTGTAGATATTCATATTGAACACCCAGGAGCGATTCCACGGTCAAATGGCAAAGCAATTCGTATCGTTCGGGACAAGATTGCCCAAGTTTAG
- a CDS encoding enoyl-CoA hydratase-related protein encodes MYETIRYEIKDKVGWLTLNRPEKLNAFTNTMNQEIINVLKKVENNNQVRVLVITGAGKAFCSGEDISSLQVDMNLGEIIKSRYKPMMEKLAQVEKPVVASVNGAAAGAGFSLALACDFRIASEKASFMEAFIHIGLIPDSGNLYYLPRIVGLAKALELAILGEKLKADEAKRLGIVTKVVKPNELEKETAAFAERLANMPTKAIGLIKRYMQKSFETNLSNMLDYEAYGQEIAGETVDYVEGVQAFLAKRSPEYKGY; translated from the coding sequence ATGTATGAAACGATTCGTTATGAAATAAAGGATAAGGTTGGCTGGCTGACATTGAATCGACCTGAAAAATTGAATGCGTTTACGAATACGATGAATCAGGAAATCATCAATGTGTTGAAAAAAGTAGAAAATAATAATCAAGTTCGTGTACTTGTTATTACCGGTGCAGGAAAAGCGTTCTGCTCCGGTGAAGATATAAGCAGTTTACAAGTAGATATGAACTTGGGAGAAATTATTAAATCTCGCTATAAGCCAATGATGGAGAAGCTTGCACAAGTAGAAAAGCCGGTTGTAGCCTCGGTAAACGGTGCTGCAGCAGGTGCTGGGTTTAGTCTGGCACTTGCATGTGATTTTCGAATCGCATCAGAAAAGGCTTCCTTTATGGAGGCATTTATCCATATTGGTTTGATTCCTGATTCCGGAAATTTATATTATCTGCCACGGATTGTCGGTCTAGCCAAGGCACTGGAGTTAGCCATTTTAGGAGAGAAGCTAAAGGCTGATGAAGCGAAAAGGCTTGGTATTGTGACAAAAGTTGTCAAGCCTAATGAATTGGAAAAAGAAACAGCTGCTTTTGCTGAACGGTTAGCTAATATGCCAACAAAAGCTATCGGCTTAATTAAACGCTACATGCAAAAAAGCTTTGAAACGAACTTAAGTAACATGCTGGATTATGAAGCTTACGGACAGGAGATTGCCGGGGAAACAGTAGACTATGTGGAAGGGGTTCAGGCATTTCTTGCAAAACGTTCCCCTGAATATAAAGGATATTAA
- the paaC gene encoding 1,2-phenylacetyl-CoA epoxidase subunit PaaC has product MRQQDDYYLRELLYQLADDNFILAYRGSEWLGLAPHIEEDVAFSSINQDMMGHAVMYYSLLEEIGAGNMDDLSHSRKPQNFRNAILLELKNGSGHYLENPDYDWAFTVTRNFLFSVFKQVRLEALTQSSYEPLKQTAVKILSEHYYHFMHWETWFIQLMSSTKEARERMEQAILRCWKELVGVISLGMYSTEMSKRKLICSEADLQKVWFDKIENVFQKLKFKIEEPQGMESGNGRNGEHTDDLTEALKVLNEVYGGDKEAVSW; this is encoded by the coding sequence ATGAGGCAGCAAGATGATTATTATTTACGTGAATTACTGTATCAATTAGCAGATGATAATTTTATTCTCGCCTATCGCGGATCGGAATGGCTTGGATTGGCACCGCATATTGAAGAAGATGTTGCCTTTTCTTCCATTAATCAAGATATGATGGGGCATGCGGTAATGTATTACAGCTTACTTGAAGAAATCGGGGCAGGAAATATGGATGATCTATCTCACTCCAGAAAACCACAAAATTTTCGCAATGCAATTTTACTTGAATTAAAAAATGGTTCAGGTCACTATTTGGAGAATCCTGATTATGATTGGGCTTTTACCGTCACTCGGAATTTTCTCTTTAGTGTTTTCAAACAAGTTCGTTTAGAAGCACTTACGCAATCAAGCTATGAACCACTAAAGCAAACTGCTGTGAAAATTTTATCCGAACACTATTATCATTTCATGCATTGGGAAACTTGGTTTATACAGTTAATGTCGAGTACCAAGGAAGCACGTGAACGGATGGAACAAGCGATTCTACGTTGTTGGAAAGAGCTTGTGGGAGTGATTTCATTAGGCATGTACAGTACGGAAATGAGTAAGCGTAAATTGATTTGCAGTGAAGCTGATTTACAAAAGGTATGGTTCGATAAAATTGAAAACGTATTTCAAAAGTTGAAGTTCAAGATAGAAGAACCCCAAGGAATGGAAAGTGGAAATGGACGTAATGGAGAGCATACGGATGATCTAACGGAGGCATTGAAAGTGTTAAATGAAGTATACGGAGGTGACAAAGAAGCAGTTTCCTGGTAA
- a CDS encoding indolepyruvate ferredoxin oxidoreductase subunit alpha encodes MAFVITSPCLQEKSAECVEVCPVDAIHAGEDMYYIDPDLCIDCAACEAACPVQAIYAEEDVPKHEEQFIITR; translated from the coding sequence ATGGCATTTGTGATCACATCTCCTTGCTTACAAGAAAAGTCAGCAGAATGTGTAGAAGTCTGCCCGGTTGACGCCATTCATGCTGGAGAAGATATGTACTATATAGATCCTGATTTATGTATTGATTGTGCTGCATGTGAGGCTGCTTGTCCTGTTCAGGCAATATACGCAGAAGAAGATGTACCCAAGCATGAGGAGCAGTTTATTATCACACGTTAA